The Pongo abelii isolate AG06213 chromosome 20, NHGRI_mPonAbe1-v2.0_pri, whole genome shotgun sequence genome window below encodes:
- the TBC1D17 gene encoding TBC1 domain family member 17 isoform X2 produces MEGAGYRVVFEKGGVYLHTSAKKYQDRDSLIAGVIRVVEKDNDVLLHWAPVEEAGDSTQILFSKKDSSGGDSCASEEEPTFDPGYEPDWAVISTVRPQPRHSEPTRGAESSCPQGSWAFSVSLGELKSIRRSKPGLSWAYLVLVTQAGGSLPALHFHRGGTRALLRVLSRYLLLASSPQDSRLYLVFPHDSSALSNSFHHLQLFDQDSSNVVSRFLQDPYSTTFSSFSRVTNFFRGALQPQPEGAASDLPPPPDDEPEPGFEVISCVELGPRPTVERGPPVTEEEWARHVGPEGRLQQVPELKNRIFSGGLSPSLRREAWKFLLGYLSWEGTAEEHKAHIRKKTDEYFRMKLQWKSVSPEQERRNSLLHGYRSLIERDVSRTDRTNKFYEGPENPGLGLLNDILLTYCMYHFDLGYVQGMSDLLSPILYVIQNEVDAFWCFCGFMELVQGNFEESQETMKRQLGRLLLLLRVLDPLLCDFLDSQDSGSLCFCFRWLLIWFKREFPFPDVLRLWEVLWTGLPGPNLHLLVACAILDMERDTLMLSGFGSNEILKHEAQSGRSGGGG; encoded by the exons ATGGAAGGAGCCGGCTACAGG GTGGTGTTTGAGAAGGGCGGAGTGTACCTGCACACCAGCGCTAAGAAGTATCAGGACCGAGACTCTCTCATCGCTGGTGTCATCCGTGTCGTGGAAAAG GACAATGACGTCCTCTTGCACTGGGCTCCTGTAGAGGAGGCTGGAGATTCCACCCAAATCCTCTTCTCCAAGAAG GACTCCAGTGGGGGTGACTCCTGCGCTTCTGAGGAGGAACCAACCTTTGACCCCGGCTATGAACCTGACTGGGCTGTCATCAGCACTGTGCGGCCACAGCCCCGCCACTCAGAGCCCACGAGAG GTGCAGAGTCCAGCTGCCCCCAGGGCTCCTGGGCCTTCTCAGTGAGTCTGGGGGAGCTCAAGTCCATCCGCCGCTCCAAGCCGGGCCTCAGCTGGGCCTACCTGGTTCTggtgacccaggctggaggttCCCTGCCTGCACTGCACTTCCACCGCGGGGGCACCCGCGCCCTGCTCCGCGTCCTCAGCCGCTACCTGCTGTTGGCCAG CTCCCCACAGGACTCCCGCCTCTACCTTGTCTTCCCCCACGACTCCTCTGCCCTCTCCAACTCCTTCCACCACCTGCAGCTCTTTGACCAGGACAGCTCCAATGTGGTGTCT CGCTTCCTCCAGGATCCCTACTCCACCACCTTCAGCAGCTTCTCCCGAGTGACCAACTTCTTCCGGGGTGCCCTGCAGCCACAGCCCGAGGGAGCCGCCTCCGACCTTCCCCCGCCACCCGACGATGAGCCCGAGCCTGGGTTTGAGGTCATTTCCTGT gtggagctggggCCTCGGCCAACTGTGGAGCGGGGCCCTCCAGTTACAGAGGAGGAGTGGGCGCGCCACGTGGGCCCTGAGGGCCGCCTGCAGCAGGTCCCCGAACTGAAGAACCGGATCTTCTCAGGG GGTCTGAGCCCCAGCCTGCGGCGCGAGGCCTGGAAGTTCCTCCTGGGGTACCTCAGCTGGGAAGGCACAGCTGAGGAGCACAAGGCCCACATACGCAAGAAAAC GGATGAGTATTTCCGCATGAAGCTGCAGTGGAAATCTGTGAGCCCTGAGCAGGAGCGGAGAAACTCACTCCTGCACGGATACCGCAGTCTCATCG AGAGGGACGTGAGCCGCACTGACAGGACCAACAAGTTCTACGAGGGTCCCGAGAACCCGGGGCTGGGACTGCTGAATGACATCCTCCTCACCTACTGCATGTATCACTTCGACCTCG GCTACGTCCAGGGCATGAGTGACCTTCTCTCCCCGATCCTCTACGTCATTCAGAACGAGGTGGATGCTTTCTGGTGTTTCTGTGGCTTCATGGAGCTTGTG CAAGGGAACTTTGAAGAGAGCCAGGAGACCATGAAGCGGCAACTCGGGCGACTGCTGCTGCTCCTGAGGGTGCTGGACCCCCTGCTCTGCGACTTCCTGG ATTCCCAGGACTCCGgctctctctgcttctgtttcCGGTGGCTGCTTATCTGGTTCAAGAGGGAATTCCCCTTCCCGGATGTCCTTCGGCTGTGGGAG GTGCTGTGGACAGGGCTCCCTGGCCCCAATCTGCACCTGCTGGTGGCCTGCGCCATCCTGGACATGGAGAGGGACACCCTCATGCTGTCCGGCTTCGGCTCCAATGAGATCCTCAAG CACGAGGCACAGAGTGGGCGCTCGGGCGGAGGTGGCTGA
- the TBC1D17 gene encoding TBC1 domain family member 17 isoform X3, which produces MEGAGYRVVFEKGGVYLHTSAKKYQDRDSLIAGVIRVVEKDNDVLLHWAPVEEAGDSTQILFSKKDSSGGDSCASEEEPTFDPGYEPDWAVISTVRPQPRHSEPTRGAESSCPQGSWAFSVSLGELKSIRRSKPGLSWAYLVLVTQAGGSLPALHFHRGGTRALLRVLSRYLLLASSPQDSRLYLVFPHDSSALSNSFHHLQLFDQDSSNVVSRFLQDPYSTTFSSFSRVTNFFRGALQPQPEGAASDLPPPPDDEPEPGFEVISCVELGPRPTVERGPPVTEEEWARHVGPEGRLQQVPELKNRIFSGGLSPSLRREAWKFLLGYLSWEGTAEEHKAHIRKKTDEYFRMKLQWKSVSPEQERRNSLLHGYRSLIERDVSRTDRTNKFYEGPENPGLGLLNDILLTYCMYHFDLGYVQGMSDLLSPILYVIQNEVDAFWCFCGFMELVQGNFEESQETMKRQLGRLLLLLRVLDPLLCDFLDGVSLCCPGWRAVARSRLTTTSTSRIQAILLPQPPKELELQGCGTMPS; this is translated from the exons ATGGAAGGAGCCGGCTACAGG GTGGTGTTTGAGAAGGGCGGAGTGTACCTGCACACCAGCGCTAAGAAGTATCAGGACCGAGACTCTCTCATCGCTGGTGTCATCCGTGTCGTGGAAAAG GACAATGACGTCCTCTTGCACTGGGCTCCTGTAGAGGAGGCTGGAGATTCCACCCAAATCCTCTTCTCCAAGAAG GACTCCAGTGGGGGTGACTCCTGCGCTTCTGAGGAGGAACCAACCTTTGACCCCGGCTATGAACCTGACTGGGCTGTCATCAGCACTGTGCGGCCACAGCCCCGCCACTCAGAGCCCACGAGAG GTGCAGAGTCCAGCTGCCCCCAGGGCTCCTGGGCCTTCTCAGTGAGTCTGGGGGAGCTCAAGTCCATCCGCCGCTCCAAGCCGGGCCTCAGCTGGGCCTACCTGGTTCTggtgacccaggctggaggttCCCTGCCTGCACTGCACTTCCACCGCGGGGGCACCCGCGCCCTGCTCCGCGTCCTCAGCCGCTACCTGCTGTTGGCCAG CTCCCCACAGGACTCCCGCCTCTACCTTGTCTTCCCCCACGACTCCTCTGCCCTCTCCAACTCCTTCCACCACCTGCAGCTCTTTGACCAGGACAGCTCCAATGTGGTGTCT CGCTTCCTCCAGGATCCCTACTCCACCACCTTCAGCAGCTTCTCCCGAGTGACCAACTTCTTCCGGGGTGCCCTGCAGCCACAGCCCGAGGGAGCCGCCTCCGACCTTCCCCCGCCACCCGACGATGAGCCCGAGCCTGGGTTTGAGGTCATTTCCTGT gtggagctggggCCTCGGCCAACTGTGGAGCGGGGCCCTCCAGTTACAGAGGAGGAGTGGGCGCGCCACGTGGGCCCTGAGGGCCGCCTGCAGCAGGTCCCCGAACTGAAGAACCGGATCTTCTCAGGG GGTCTGAGCCCCAGCCTGCGGCGCGAGGCCTGGAAGTTCCTCCTGGGGTACCTCAGCTGGGAAGGCACAGCTGAGGAGCACAAGGCCCACATACGCAAGAAAAC GGATGAGTATTTCCGCATGAAGCTGCAGTGGAAATCTGTGAGCCCTGAGCAGGAGCGGAGAAACTCACTCCTGCACGGATACCGCAGTCTCATCG AGAGGGACGTGAGCCGCACTGACAGGACCAACAAGTTCTACGAGGGTCCCGAGAACCCGGGGCTGGGACTGCTGAATGACATCCTCCTCACCTACTGCATGTATCACTTCGACCTCG GCTACGTCCAGGGCATGAGTGACCTTCTCTCCCCGATCCTCTACGTCATTCAGAACGAGGTGGATGCTTTCTGGTGTTTCTGTGGCTTCATGGAGCTTGTG CAAGGGAACTTTGAAGAGAGCCAGGAGACCATGAAGCGGCAACTCGGGCGACTGCTGCTGCTCCTGAGGGTGCTGGACCCCCTGCTCTGCGACTTCCTGG acggagtctcgctctgttgcccaggctggagagcagtggcgcgatctcggctcactacaacctccacctcccggattcaagcgattctcctgcctcagcctcccaaggagctggaattacaggggtgtggcaccatgcccagctaa
- the TBC1D17 gene encoding TBC1 domain family member 17 isoform X1, translating to MEGAGYRVVFEKGGVYLHTSAKKYQDRDSLIAGVIRVVEKDNDVLLHWAPVEEAGDSTQILFSKKDSSGGDSCASEEEPTFDPGYEPDWAVISTVRPQPRHSEPTRGAESSCPQGSWAFSVSLGELKSIRRSKPGLSWAYLVLVTQAGGSLPALHFHRGGTRALLRVLSRYLLLASSPQDSRLYLVFPHDSSALSNSFHHLQLFDQDSSNVVSRFLQDPYSTTFSSFSRVTNFFRGALQPQPEGAASDLPPPPDDEPEPGFEVISCVELGPRPTVERGPPVTEEEWARHVGPEGRLQQVPELKNRIFSGGLSPSLRREAWKFLLGYLSWEGTAEEHKAHIRKKTDEYFRMKLQWKSVSPEQERRNSLLHGYRSLIERDVSRTDRTNKFYEGPENPGLGLLNDILLTYCMYHFDLGYVQGMSDLLSPILYVIQNEVDAFWCFCGFMELVQGNFEESQETMKRQLGRLLLLLRVLDPLLCDFLDSQDSGSLCFCFRWLLIWFKREFPFPDVLRLWEVLWTGLPGPNLHLLVACAILDMERDTLMLSGFGSNEILKHINELTMKLSVEDVLTRAEALHRQLTACPELPHNVQEILGLAPPAEPHSPSPTASPLPLSPTRAPPTPPPSTDTAPQPDSSLEILPEEEDEGADS from the exons ATGGAAGGAGCCGGCTACAGG GTGGTGTTTGAGAAGGGCGGAGTGTACCTGCACACCAGCGCTAAGAAGTATCAGGACCGAGACTCTCTCATCGCTGGTGTCATCCGTGTCGTGGAAAAG GACAATGACGTCCTCTTGCACTGGGCTCCTGTAGAGGAGGCTGGAGATTCCACCCAAATCCTCTTCTCCAAGAAG GACTCCAGTGGGGGTGACTCCTGCGCTTCTGAGGAGGAACCAACCTTTGACCCCGGCTATGAACCTGACTGGGCTGTCATCAGCACTGTGCGGCCACAGCCCCGCCACTCAGAGCCCACGAGAG GTGCAGAGTCCAGCTGCCCCCAGGGCTCCTGGGCCTTCTCAGTGAGTCTGGGGGAGCTCAAGTCCATCCGCCGCTCCAAGCCGGGCCTCAGCTGGGCCTACCTGGTTCTggtgacccaggctggaggttCCCTGCCTGCACTGCACTTCCACCGCGGGGGCACCCGCGCCCTGCTCCGCGTCCTCAGCCGCTACCTGCTGTTGGCCAG CTCCCCACAGGACTCCCGCCTCTACCTTGTCTTCCCCCACGACTCCTCTGCCCTCTCCAACTCCTTCCACCACCTGCAGCTCTTTGACCAGGACAGCTCCAATGTGGTGTCT CGCTTCCTCCAGGATCCCTACTCCACCACCTTCAGCAGCTTCTCCCGAGTGACCAACTTCTTCCGGGGTGCCCTGCAGCCACAGCCCGAGGGAGCCGCCTCCGACCTTCCCCCGCCACCCGACGATGAGCCCGAGCCTGGGTTTGAGGTCATTTCCTGT gtggagctggggCCTCGGCCAACTGTGGAGCGGGGCCCTCCAGTTACAGAGGAGGAGTGGGCGCGCCACGTGGGCCCTGAGGGCCGCCTGCAGCAGGTCCCCGAACTGAAGAACCGGATCTTCTCAGGG GGTCTGAGCCCCAGCCTGCGGCGCGAGGCCTGGAAGTTCCTCCTGGGGTACCTCAGCTGGGAAGGCACAGCTGAGGAGCACAAGGCCCACATACGCAAGAAAAC GGATGAGTATTTCCGCATGAAGCTGCAGTGGAAATCTGTGAGCCCTGAGCAGGAGCGGAGAAACTCACTCCTGCACGGATACCGCAGTCTCATCG AGAGGGACGTGAGCCGCACTGACAGGACCAACAAGTTCTACGAGGGTCCCGAGAACCCGGGGCTGGGACTGCTGAATGACATCCTCCTCACCTACTGCATGTATCACTTCGACCTCG GCTACGTCCAGGGCATGAGTGACCTTCTCTCCCCGATCCTCTACGTCATTCAGAACGAGGTGGATGCTTTCTGGTGTTTCTGTGGCTTCATGGAGCTTGTG CAAGGGAACTTTGAAGAGAGCCAGGAGACCATGAAGCGGCAACTCGGGCGACTGCTGCTGCTCCTGAGGGTGCTGGACCCCCTGCTCTGCGACTTCCTGG ATTCCCAGGACTCCGgctctctctgcttctgtttcCGGTGGCTGCTTATCTGGTTCAAGAGGGAATTCCCCTTCCCGGATGTCCTTCGGCTGTGGGAG GTGCTGTGGACAGGGCTCCCTGGCCCCAATCTGCACCTGCTGGTGGCCTGCGCCATCCTGGACATGGAGAGGGACACCCTCATGCTGTCCGGCTTCGGCTCCAATGAGATCCTCAAG CACATCAACGAGCTGACTATGAAGCTGAGCGTGGAGGACGTGCTGACCCGCGCCGAGGCCCTGCACCGCCAGCTAACCGCCTGCCCC GAGCTGCCCCACAACGTGCAGGAGATACTGGGGCTGGCGCCGCCCGCAGAGCCCCACAGCCCCTCGCCCACCGCCTCCCCGCTGCCTCTGTCGCCCACCCGGGCCCCGCCCACCCCGCCGCCTTCCACGGACACAGCCCCGCAGCCCGACAGCAGCCTGGAGATCCTGCCCGAGGAGGAGGACGAGGGCGCCGACTCCTAA